A window of the Narcine bancroftii isolate sNarBan1 chromosome 4, sNarBan1.hap1, whole genome shotgun sequence genome harbors these coding sequences:
- the LOC138760854 gene encoding platelet-activating factor receptor-like, whose product MSKRSASVPPQETEASFREQLEEEGAKTCSPFAAAARSEKAAPLRPNFIVKICVVCVEGPAVDMNCTNFEVSEFRNPFFVVIYSILFIVGLPGNLAAFYYFVHNKAKKRLTEVKIYMISLALADLLFIVFLPFWIDYYSHGGHWRFSDFLCSFCGSLFFINTYNTLFFLSLISFTRYLAVSRPVKVAQSKQIQRGGVITVIIWIGTVSPSLKVLVNNKSHIIEINNSKRCFENYFDRDVKTQLLVIHSLMLLGFVLTLGAVIANSVLILRRLSVDRTVLGLHQSKLKKRAFRMVLRVLVVYLVCFLPYHLIQLPWVMLVLDVWESSDCVLRKAFNDAHQVTLGLMTINCALDPIVYCFLTKDFKQHLRDLTRYYMGNCTLKSSSKSQTIQHIIGVK is encoded by the coding sequence ATGTCGAAACGTTCAGCGTCAGTTCCTCCCCAAGAAACGGAGGCTTCCTTCCGAGAGCAGCTGGAAGAGGAAGGTGCGAAAACCTGCTCTCCGTTCGCTGCTGCTGCACGGAGCGAAAAAGCGGCACCTCTTCGCCCGAACTTCATCGTGAAGATTTGTGTGGTTTGCGTCGAGGGACCTGCGGTCGACATGAACTGCACGAACTTCGAGGTGTCTGAATTTCGGAACCCTTTCTTCGTGGTCATCTACAGCATTCTGTTCATTGTGGGACTTCCGGGGAACCTCGCGGCGTTTTATTATTTCGTTCATAACAAAGCCAAGAAACGACTGACTGAAGTCAAGATCTACATGATCAGCCTTGCGCTGGCAGACCTCCTCTTCATTGTATTTCTTCCCTTCTGGATCGATTACTACTCCCACGGCGGCCACTGGAGGTTCTCCGACTTCTTGTGCAGTTTCTGCGGCTCTCTGTTCTTCATCAACACCTACAACACGCTCTTCTTCCTCTCCCTCATCAGCTTCACCCGTTACCTGGCTGTGTCGCGGCCGGTGAAAGTCGCTCAGTCCAAACAGATCCAACGAGGTGGCGTGATCACTGTCATCATCTGGATAGGAACTGTCAGTCCTTCTTTGAAGGTTTTAGTCAATAACAAAAGCCACATAATTGAAATAAACAACAGCAAAAGGTGTTTTGAAAATTACTTCGACCGTGACGTAAAAACGCAATTATTGGTGATCCACTCGCTTATGTTGCTGGGTTTCGTTTTGACCCTGGGTGCTGTCATTGCCAATTCCGTCCTCATTCTTCGTCGGTTGTCGGTTGACCGCACCGTGTTGGGATTGCACCAAAGCAAGTTGAAGAAACGGGCTTTCCGCATGGTGCTGAGGGTTCTGGTCGTCTATCTGGTTTGCTTCCTACCTTACCATCTGATTCAGCTTCCCTGGGTGATGTTAGTTCTCGATGTCTGGGAGTCCAGCGACTGCGTTTTGAGGAAGGCCTTCAACGATGCTCATCAAGTCACTCTGGGCCTGATGACGATCAACTGTGCTCTGGATCCTATTGTTTACTGTTTCTTGACCAAAGATTTCAAGCAGCATCTGAGAGACCTGACACGCTACTACATGGGTAACTGTACACTGAAGAGCAGCTCCAAATCTCAAACCATTCAGCACATTATCGGAGTGAAGTAG